In Dryocola sp. LX212, the genomic stretch ATACGAAATACGCCGTTGGGTTATGCACCGTGAGCTGATTGCCGCTACTGCATGTAAATGTTAATTGCTTGTAAGCTAAATTGGCATCGCCTTTGAGCCCTTCAGGACGGAAGAAAATTTTGAATTTGGATCTGACATTGATTTGTAGTTTGTTACTATTTTCTTTGTGTGACGGGGAAATATTCTTAACATTTAATAAAAATATTGACTCTCGATCGCTGGCGAGTGGCGTGCCTAAGTAGCTAATGCGCAGAACATTCTTCTGCTCTGGGTCTAAGCGAAACAGCGGGGGGGTCACGACGAAAGGAACCGGCTGGGTACTCTTACTATTGAAATTTTCGATCCATGACTGAATTAGATACGGAGTACTTTTATCCATGTTGGTAATTGAAAAAGCAACTTCACGTTTTCCCTGCGGATAAATTACACGGGTACCTCCCATAACAACACCGGCATGTGCATAAGCACTTACCAGTAAGGGAAAAAATAACCCGAGAGCAGTAGTGTTTCTCATCATGAATGTCCTGAATACATCAAATGGAGATAAGCAGCGTCATCTCTGCTTATCTCTGAGGTTTTAGTTGTAAACCATCAAGAAATTAGCATCGGCGTCTGCCTCACCTGTCGTAACGGTATCGGTAACGGCATCATAGTTTGCGAAAAAGTCTAATGTTTTGGAATCTTCTCCAGTCAGTAAATCAACCGAATTAGAAACGTTGCCGATCTTAATTTGAGTGTTACGATCGCTTTCGTACAGTTTGACAGCAACACCTTTTGCTGTATTTCCGTCAGCATCCGTCGCAGAGTTCAGCCCCAAAAGGGTGTTATCTGTGGTATCTTTCGTTCCATCGAAGAGCACGGCAATCGACTTTACAGAGTCAGGGCAATCTTCGACTGAAATATGGAATGGGGTACGGGTAGTTTCTTTCTGAGTGGTAAAGTAGCTTGCAGCCCAGGTACCAAGATCTACATTTTGCCCGGTAGTATCTGTCGTGACGTTACACGAAGCATCGGTGATTTTACCAGTGAAGTGAACTACCCCACCTGTTCCCTGAGTACCTGCATCAGTGCCAGGGTTGCTATTCATACCGTTATCACTTGTATCTGCTGATGCACCAGTACTGGCCATCATTAGGCCGCATACAAGTACGGCTAATATATTTCTCTTCATTCTGAGTGTCTCCC encodes the following:
- a CDS encoding molecular chaperone, which translates into the protein MMRNTTALGLFFPLLVSAYAHAGVVMGGTRVIYPQGKREVAFSITNMDKSTPYLIQSWIENFNSKSTQPVPFVVTPPLFRLDPEQKNVLRISYLGTPLASDRESIFLLNVKNISPSHKENSNKLQINVRSKFKIFFRPEGLKGDANLAYKQLTFTCSSGNQLTVHNPTAYFVSFYSVKIGASSIKEPGMVFPFSDEHWNIPCGGKVSWQAINDFGGLTRTAIQS
- a CDS encoding fimbrial protein, whose translation is MKRNILAVLVCGLMMASTGASADTSDNGMNSNPGTDAGTQGTGGVVHFTGKITDASCNVTTDTTGQNVDLGTWAASYFTTQKETTRTPFHISVEDCPDSVKSIAVLFDGTKDTTDNTLLGLNSATDADGNTAKGVAVKLYESDRNTQIKIGNVSNSVDLLTGEDSKTLDFFANYDAVTDTVTTGEADADANFLMVYN